The Xiphias gladius isolate SHS-SW01 ecotype Sanya breed wild chromosome 7, ASM1685928v1, whole genome shotgun sequence genome window below encodes:
- the LOC120791800 gene encoding P2Y purinoceptor 3, with product MPHSVSSLPTETLISKTFSLDFFSASVRPTEPYTADSFIASASNISNISGIGILRCTYKEDFKRILLPAVYTFVFLLGLPLNATVILKIWRTRPNLSKNNIYMLNLAIADFLYVMSLPLLIYNYGSHDYWPFGEFACKLVRFQFYSNLHGSIFFLTCISVQRYVGICHPLAMWQKQGGRRMAWCICGGVWLVVATLCAPTFHFAATGIQRNRTVCYDLSTPKLSVDYYPYGMALTCLGFLLPFMGVMVGYCRMAHILCRPVSYQGVSMATGEKRDKAVRMIIVVAAVFCISFLPFHLTKTMYLVIRTLPGAPCETRNLFSIIYKSTRPFASMNSFLDPILFYFTQPRYRRNTRRFVLKVTTLRDKGTSV from the exons ATGCCACATTCTGTCAGCTCCCTCCCCACGGAAACTCTCATCTCTAAAACCTTCTCCTTGGACTTCTTTTCTGCCAGCGTACGCCCTACAGAGCCCTACACAGCAGACAGCTTCATCGCCAGCGCCAGTAACATCAGCAACATCAGCGGGATAGGCATCCTTCGCTGTACCTATAAGGAAGACTTTAAACGTATTTTACTCCCGGCTGTGTACACTTTTGTCTTCCTGCTTGGCCTTCCACTCAATGCTACCGTCATACTGAAAATATGGAGGACGAGGCCCAATCTGTCCAAAAACAACATCTATATGCTCAACTTGGCCATAGCTGACTTTCTGTATGTGATGTCACTTCCCCTGCTCATCTACAACTACGGCAGTCATGACTACTGGCCCTTTGGGGAGTTTGCCTGTAAGCTGGTCAGGTTTCAGTTCTACAG tAATCTGCATGGCAGCATCTTCTTCCTCACCTGCATCAGTGTGCAGCGCTATGTGGGCATTTGCCATCCTCTTGCAATGTGGCAAAAGCAGGGTGGTCGCAGGATGGCGTGGTGTATCTGCGGAGGAGTTTGGCTGGTGGTCGCCACACTGTGTGCGCCAACTTTTCACTTCGCTGCGACAGGAATCCAGCGCAACCGCACAGTATGTTATGATTTAAGTACGCCAAAGCTTTCGGTAGACTACTATCCTTACGGCATGGCTCTGACCTGCCTTGGCTTCTTGTTGCCTTTTATGGGTGTGATGGTGGGCTACTGCCGGATGGCCCACATCCTCTGCCGCCCAGTGTCCTACCAGGgtgtctccatggcaactggGGAGAAACGGGACAAGGCCGTGAGGATGATCATTGTGGTGGCGGCAGTGTTCTGCATAAGCTTCCTGCCATTTCACCTCACCAAGACCATGTACCTGGTGATACGCACTCTACCTGGTGCGCCCTGCGAGACGAGAAACTTGTTTTCAATCATCTATAAGAGCACCAGGCCATTTGCCAGCATGAACAGCTTTCTAGACCCTATTCTGTTTTACTTCACCCAGCCGCGATACCGCCGGAACACCAGAAGGTTTGTGCTTAAAGTCACCACTCTCAGGGACAAGGGCACCAGTGTATGA